A portion of the Paenibacillus marchantiae genome contains these proteins:
- a CDS encoding ABC transporter ATP-binding protein gives MLAIDVKDLRKSFSVQKSRGGLKGAFQDLFARQYQEVLAVNDISFQIPQGEICGYIGENGAGKSTTIKMLTGILVPTSGQISVGGYVPYQEREKFVQNIGVVFGQRSQLWWDIGVIESFHLLRKVYRVGEVDFRKRLDELVERLQLQDLLNRPVRKLSLGQRMRCELVAALLHNPDIVFLDEPTIGLDIVVKSEIREFLKDMNKEHGTTILLTTHDLQDIEALCSRVIMLDAGNIIYDGGLDHLKSQWGKEREIRFKFGTAHPMEQMLEWTAALPVRWTVENELSASVWIPLELNVSDVLGRVVGQADITDIQIIEINTDEIVRSIYQSGSAERPEIVGAKNEAVGVS, from the coding sequence ATGCTGGCGATTGATGTCAAAGATTTACGCAAGTCGTTTAGCGTCCAGAAAAGTCGAGGAGGGCTTAAGGGCGCATTTCAGGATCTGTTTGCACGTCAATACCAGGAGGTCTTGGCTGTAAATGATATTTCATTTCAAATTCCGCAAGGCGAAATATGCGGATATATTGGGGAGAACGGTGCGGGTAAATCAACAACGATTAAGATGTTGACCGGCATTTTGGTGCCTACTTCAGGGCAAATATCGGTTGGTGGATATGTTCCGTATCAGGAACGTGAGAAGTTTGTGCAGAATATTGGTGTCGTATTTGGTCAACGCAGCCAACTCTGGTGGGATATCGGTGTTATTGAGTCCTTCCATCTGCTGCGCAAGGTGTATCGAGTAGGTGAGGTCGATTTCCGCAAACGTCTGGATGAACTGGTTGAGCGGTTACAGCTTCAGGATTTGCTGAACCGTCCTGTTCGTAAGCTCAGTCTTGGACAGCGTATGCGCTGTGAGCTGGTCGCTGCGCTGCTGCACAATCCAGATATTGTTTTCCTGGATGAGCCTACCATTGGCCTGGATATTGTTGTGAAATCGGAAATCCGTGAATTTCTGAAAGACATGAATAAGGAACACGGAACAACCATTTTGCTGACAACCCACGATCTGCAGGACATCGAAGCTTTATGCTCTAGAGTTATTATGCTCGATGCGGGCAATATCATCTATGATGGCGGGTTGGATCATCTGAAATCCCAGTGGGGCAAGGAACGGGAGATCCGGTTCAAGTTTGGCACTGCTCATCCCATGGAACAAATGCTGGAGTGGACGGCTGCGCTCCCTGTTCGCTGGACGGTGGAGAATGAACTGTCCGCATCGGTCTGGATTCCACTTGAACTCAACGTGTCGGATGTGCTGGGACGCGTCGTTGGACAGGCAGATATTACCGATATTCAGATTATTGAGATTAACACGGATGAGATTGTGCGCAGTATTTACCAATCCGGTTCCGCCGAGCGTCCCGAGATTGTGGGAGCAAAGAACGAAGCGGTGGGTGTGTCCTAA
- a CDS encoding glutamate-1-semialdehyde 2,1-aminomutase — translation MNPSRSRSELLYEEALQHIVGGVNSPSRSFKAVGGGAPVFMKKAQGAHFWDVDDNRYIDYLAAYGPIVTGHAHPHITQAITEAAANGVLYGTPTELEIKLAKMLKEAIPSMDKVRFVNSGTEAVMTTIRVARAYTKRNKIVKFAGCYHGHSDLVLVAAGSGPSTLGIPDSAGIPTSIAHEVITVPFNDLDSLKAALERWGDDVAAVMVEPIVGNFGMVMPEPGFLEGLCAMTRDNGSLVIYDEVITAFRFHYGSTQTYAGLDNHAEIEPDLTALGKIIGGGLPIGAYGGRKQVMEQVAPLGPAYQAGTMAGNPASISAGIACLEVLQGEGVYAEMERLAIDLTTGLQASADRHGIALTINRIRGAFSTHFCDHPITNYDQAQDTDGELFASFFRHMLNRGINLAPSKYEAWFLTTAHTDKDIQETLEAAESSFKAMAQA, via the coding sequence ATGAATCCATCACGTTCCCGTTCCGAGCTTTTATACGAAGAAGCACTTCAACATATTGTAGGAGGTGTGAACAGTCCCTCCCGCTCATTCAAAGCGGTGGGTGGCGGTGCACCTGTCTTTATGAAAAAGGCGCAAGGTGCGCACTTCTGGGATGTCGACGACAACCGTTATATCGATTATCTCGCAGCGTACGGCCCAATTGTTACAGGACATGCTCACCCTCATATTACCCAAGCGATTACCGAGGCAGCAGCCAATGGTGTACTGTACGGTACGCCTACGGAACTTGAGATCAAGCTCGCCAAAATGCTGAAGGAAGCCATTCCTTCAATGGACAAGGTTCGTTTTGTAAACTCCGGTACAGAAGCGGTCATGACCACCATCCGGGTTGCCCGCGCCTACACCAAACGTAATAAAATCGTGAAATTCGCCGGATGTTATCACGGTCACTCCGATCTGGTCCTTGTGGCAGCAGGTTCGGGGCCTTCCACGCTGGGTATTCCGGATAGTGCAGGTATTCCAACGAGCATTGCGCATGAAGTCATCACGGTACCTTTCAACGATCTGGACAGCCTGAAAGCAGCTCTGGAGCGTTGGGGCGATGATGTCGCTGCAGTCATGGTTGAACCGATTGTCGGCAACTTCGGTATGGTTATGCCGGAACCTGGCTTCTTGGAAGGACTCTGTGCCATGACTCGGGATAACGGCTCACTCGTTATTTACGACGAGGTCATTACAGCCTTCCGTTTCCACTATGGCTCCACACAGACGTACGCGGGACTGGACAATCATGCGGAGATCGAACCGGATCTGACTGCACTTGGCAAAATCATCGGCGGCGGTCTGCCCATCGGTGCTTACGGCGGTCGTAAACAGGTTATGGAGCAGGTTGCTCCACTCGGCCCGGCCTATCAAGCCGGAACGATGGCTGGTAACCCTGCGTCTATCTCTGCGGGTATCGCTTGTCTGGAGGTTCTGCAAGGCGAAGGTGTATATGCGGAGATGGAACGTCTTGCGATTGATCTGACTACAGGCCTTCAGGCTTCTGCGGATCGTCATGGCATTGCGTTAACCATTAACCGAATTCGTGGTGCCTTTTCCACCCACTTCTGTGACCATCCGATTACGAACTATGATCAAGCCCAGGATACCGATGGGGAACTGTTCGCTTCCTTCTTCCGTCATATGCTGAATCGTGGCATTAATCTGGCTCCTTCCAAATATGAAGCCTGGTTCCTGACCACTGCACATACGGACAAGGATATTCAAGAAACATTGGAAGCCGCAGAATCTTCCTTCAAAGCTATGGCTCAGGCGTAA
- a CDS encoding LCP family protein: protein MTRKTKRTIWISLAAFVLIVGGAAAFYFGSILNQLNGLQKEGDDSPFAGIENVEKVSTPDPPKWEGTETVNILVMGVDARGLEKGEVPRSDSMMVVSLDPLTKKINLFSILRDTYVNIDGYGKERINTAITHGPNVAMKAAGDLLGIPVQYYVYTDFQGFIKLVDAVGGVDFDVEKDMHYTSKADNNEYDIDLKKGYQHLDGDTALMYVRFRHDAMSDYARSERQREFLKAVAAKMQSTTTIAKLPSILEEVNPYVDTNLTLSDMWKLGGLGYQSSMNGSEQIPPMKMLKEERTPGGAEVLTVTSEEKLKQYIQDIIHPPAQEEGSTTGAEDKTASGDEQNSKQPAQ, encoded by the coding sequence ATGACCAGAAAGACGAAGAGAACCATTTGGATTTCTCTTGCCGCCTTCGTGCTTATTGTTGGAGGCGCTGCGGCATTTTATTTCGGTTCTATTCTCAATCAGTTGAATGGCTTGCAAAAGGAAGGCGATGATTCGCCGTTTGCCGGTATCGAAAATGTTGAAAAAGTAAGTACACCGGATCCTCCGAAATGGGAAGGCACCGAAACGGTTAATATTCTCGTTATGGGTGTTGATGCCCGCGGGCTGGAGAAGGGGGAAGTTCCTCGTTCTGACAGCATGATGGTCGTTTCGCTTGACCCACTCACCAAAAAAATTAATCTATTCTCCATTCTGCGCGACACATACGTCAACATTGACGGATATGGCAAGGAACGAATCAATACTGCTATTACCCATGGTCCCAACGTAGCAATGAAAGCTGCTGGAGACCTGCTGGGTATCCCTGTCCAGTATTATGTGTATACCGATTTCCAAGGATTCATCAAATTGGTGGATGCCGTTGGCGGTGTGGATTTTGACGTAGAGAAGGACATGCACTATACAAGTAAAGCGGACAATAATGAATACGATATTGATCTGAAAAAAGGCTACCAGCATTTGGATGGCGATACGGCTCTCATGTACGTTCGCTTCCGTCATGACGCCATGTCGGATTATGCCCGCTCCGAGCGGCAGCGCGAATTCCTGAAAGCTGTAGCAGCGAAAATGCAGTCAACGACAACGATTGCCAAACTGCCTTCCATTCTGGAAGAAGTAAATCCTTATGTAGATACCAATCTGACCCTCTCCGACATGTGGAAGCTGGGCGGACTCGGATATCAGAGCAGCATGAACGGCAGCGAGCAAATCCCGCCAATGAAAATGCTCAAGGAAGAGCGTACACCGGGCGGAGCTGAGGTGCTGACGGTAACCAGTGAAGAAAAACTTAAGCAATATATTCAAGATATCATTCATCCTCCTGCTCAAGAGGAAGGCAGCACTACTGGAGCCGAAGACAAAACGGCAAGTGGTGACGAACAAAACTCCAAGCAACCCGCACAGTAA
- a CDS encoding ABC transporter permease has product MNSAFFDFMRIRFLTMLAYRVNYYSGILIYTLNIGVYYFTWQAIYGSSGELGGFTAAQMTTYVAVSWMARAFYFNNLDREIAADIRDGSIAIQFIRPINYVMVKMMQGLGEGIFRFLLLMIPGMLIAILLFPVELPTAPSAWIGFLVMLFFSFLINSQINVITGLAAFFVENNEGMMRMKRVVVDLFSGLIIPISLYPGWMSAVMKVLPFQAITYLPGSVFTGRVEGTGIWSVLGIQVFWFVILLIPMMLIWRQARKRLFVQGG; this is encoded by the coding sequence ATGAATAGTGCATTCTTTGATTTTATGCGCATCCGGTTCCTGACGATGCTTGCATACCGGGTGAATTATTATTCCGGCATTTTGATATATACGCTGAATATCGGCGTGTATTACTTTACATGGCAAGCCATTTACGGCAGTAGTGGTGAACTGGGCGGTTTTACGGCAGCTCAGATGACGACATATGTGGCTGTATCGTGGATGGCGCGTGCGTTTTATTTTAACAACCTGGACCGGGAAATAGCCGCAGACATTCGGGATGGCTCCATTGCCATTCAATTCATAAGACCGATCAACTATGTCATGGTCAAAATGATGCAGGGTCTGGGCGAAGGTATTTTCCGTTTCCTGCTGCTTATGATTCCTGGAATGCTCATTGCGATTCTGTTGTTCCCGGTTGAACTTCCCACGGCGCCGTCCGCGTGGATTGGCTTTCTGGTCATGCTGTTCTTCAGTTTCCTCATTAATTCCCAGATTAATGTCATTACGGGGCTGGCCGCATTCTTTGTGGAAAACAATGAAGGCATGATGCGTATGAAACGTGTCGTGGTTGATCTGTTCTCAGGTCTGATCATTCCAATCAGCCTCTATCCGGGCTGGATGTCCGCAGTGATGAAAGTATTGCCTTTTCAGGCCATTACGTATCTACCCGGTTCGGTTTTCACAGGAAGAGTGGAGGGCACAGGCATCTGGAGCGTACTCGGCATTCAGGTGTTCTGGTTTGTCATACTGCTCATTCCGATGATGCTGATCTGGCGTCAGGCGCGCAAGCGTCTGTTCGTGCAAGGAGGATAA